In Cololabis saira isolate AMF1-May2022 chromosome 1, fColSai1.1, whole genome shotgun sequence, the following proteins share a genomic window:
- the tekt4 gene encoding tektin-4 codes for MSSEITGSRRHDASRAVAGEAQQDYAPVETDVPQPSWGAAPAGYSAKYTPGQWFSNHHAVLERAGARHHEAQRIQTQSRVLSRDTEAACRDAQSAGTRLLGERLRDIHLLRSELQRHVAQLQADLEALLALRTRLERALDATEIPYAISTDNLSCRAGRLGPDLVRDAVEEQLLKEVDLIRNIQALLKRTITQVFSQIKMTRETKEKLELDWSDKWQAYGFDDQSGRFSNLSPDTQQHPGSATMQEHMCNPSSWVKFTQNNLSEAVQEEQATNSLRVLVEQMLQDTTQDLRVQCSNVDQAFAQRCVELSEAKIQLEMALAQILEQIGAQERNIVALEQAIHNKDTPMRVAQSRLYIRSLRPNMELCRDQPQLSLEGELRQLNGTLESLNLKLSEARNSLSYLEESRMELEKDINCKTHSLFIDREKCMTHRRRYPTMSSLSGY; via the exons ATGAGCTCTGAGATTACAGGTTCACGACGGCACGACGCCAGCAGAGCTGTGGCCGGAGAAGCGCAGCAGGATTACGCACCGGTGGAGACGGACGTCCCGCAGCCGTCCTGGGGCGCAGCCCCGGCGGGATACTCTGCTAAATACACCCCGGGGCAATGGTTCTCCAACCACCACGCCGTGCTGGAGCGAGCCGGCGCCCGGCACCACGAAGCCCAGCGCATCCAGACACAGTCCAGAGTCCTGAGCCGGGACACCGAGGCCGCATGCCGGGACGCCCAGAGCGCGGGGACGCGTCTGCTGGGAGAGAGGCTGCGGGACATCCACCTCCTGAGGTCCGAGCTGCAGCGACACGTCGCTCAGCTGCAGGCCGACCTGGAGGCGCTGCTGGCCCTCAGGACGCGGCTGGAGAGGGCGCTGGACGCCACGGAGATCCCTTACGCCATCTCCACCGACAACCTGAGCTGCAGGGCAGGAAGGCTGGGACCAGACCTGGTCCGAGACGCggtggaggagcagctgctCAAG GAGGTGGACTTGATCAGAAATATCCAGGCTCTTCTAAAGAGAACTATTACTCAGGTCTTCAGTCAAATAAA GATGACCAGAGAAACCAAGGAGAAGTTAGAGTTGGACTGGTCCGATAAGTGGCAAGCCTACGGTTTTGATGACCAAAGTGGAAGATTTAGTAACTTGAGCCCAGATACTCAGCAGCATCCTGGTTCAGCCACCATGCAGGAGCA CATGTGTAACCCCTCATCATGGGTGAAGTTTACACAGAACAACCTGTCTGAAGCTGTGCAGGAAGAACAGGCCACCAACAGTCTCAG GGTGCTGGTGGAGCAAATGCTGCAGGACACCACTCAAGATCTGCGTGTCCAGTGCTCCAACGTGGATCAAGCCTTCGCCCAGCGCTGTGTGGAGCTCAGCGAAGCAAAGATCCAGCTGGAAATGGCGCTCGCTCAG ATTTTGGAGCAAATTGGAGCGCAAGAGAGAAACATCGTGGCTCTTGAGCAGGCCATCCACAACAAAGACACTCCGATGAGAGTTGCTCAGTCCAGACTTTACATTCGTTCCCTCAGACCCAACATGGAGCTCTGCAGGGATCAACCCCAGCTCAG TTTGGAGGGAGAGCTCAGGCAGCTTAATGGCACCCTGGAATCTTTGAACCTGAAGCTGAGTGAAGCCCGAAACTCCTTGTCCTACCTGGAGGAGTCAAGGATGGAGCTTGAGAAGGATATAAACTGTAAAACCCATTCGTTATTCATTGACAGGGAAAAGTGTATGACTCACCGTAGACGTTACCCAACCATGTCATCATTGTCAGGATACTGA